One window from the genome of Candidatus Hinthialibacter antarcticus encodes:
- a CDS encoding O-acetyl-ADP-ribose deacetylase, giving the protein MRRQVNLSEIDLVQGDITQQNITVIVNAANSSLLGGGGVDGAIHRAGGSAILDECKTLGGCKTGDAKITTGGNLKAHYVIHTVGPVYHGGNDGEAELLASCYRRCLQIASERKIESIAFPSISTGAYRYPVADAANIAISTVIGFLNQNDDVKLVRFVLFDDHTLSAYQAALNAI; this is encoded by the coding sequence CGGCAAGTCAACTTGAGCGAGATTGATCTCGTTCAGGGAGACATTACCCAACAAAACATTACTGTGATCGTCAACGCTGCAAATTCGTCCTTATTGGGCGGAGGCGGCGTTGACGGCGCTATCCACCGGGCTGGCGGCTCCGCCATTCTTGACGAGTGCAAAACTCTGGGTGGATGTAAGACGGGCGACGCCAAAATCACCACAGGCGGCAACCTCAAAGCACACTATGTAATCCATACTGTTGGTCCGGTCTATCATGGCGGGAACGACGGCGAGGCGGAACTGCTTGCGTCGTGTTACCGTAGATGTTTGCAAATCGCATCTGAGCGCAAGATTGAATCCATCGCGTTTCCTTCGATTAGCACGGGCGCTTACCGCTACCCGGTTGCGGACGCTGCGAACATTGCGATATCCACTGTCATTGGTTTCTTGAACCAAAATGATGATGTCAAACTGGTACGCTTTGTTTTATTTGACGACCATACGTTGAGCGCCTATCAAGCCGCGCTCAACGCGATTTAG
- the alr gene encoding alanine racemase produces MHHHTRVVVNLRAYQSNIRYLTNCLGAQSKLCAVVKADAYGHGLEQIAPAAVQAGADSLGIVDNWEAKLIRELGIPLPILRLRPALKEEAEEAAQWGVEEIAGSLQNAQIYSAIGAARKQPIGVHVQLDAGIGRMGMYASRQQSDLDALLALPGIKIKGVMTHFPCADEEDRSITKLQLQGFLNDVEAFKRQLPGDIILHASNSAALLRFPDAHLQMARAGIVSYGLKPDLSMEVPHELQPVMQWETKVVLVREVPKGASIGYGMTYKMPGDGRIALLPTGYADGYLRDFSNRTHVLIRGKRFPVVGRISMNLITVDVSDAPEIQEGEEVVLMGRQGNETISASELGKHASTIDYEIVCLIGRCNGKWRHYVSG; encoded by the coding sequence GTGCACCATCATACACGGGTTGTCGTTAATCTTCGAGCGTATCAATCCAATATACGATATTTAACGAACTGTTTGGGGGCGCAATCAAAACTGTGCGCGGTCGTTAAAGCCGATGCGTATGGTCATGGTCTCGAACAGATTGCTCCCGCCGCAGTGCAGGCTGGCGCCGACTCTCTGGGCATCGTCGATAATTGGGAAGCCAAACTCATCCGCGAGTTGGGGATTCCGTTGCCCATATTGCGTCTTCGTCCTGCGCTGAAAGAGGAAGCCGAAGAAGCCGCGCAGTGGGGCGTTGAAGAAATTGCCGGATCATTGCAGAACGCGCAAATATATTCAGCCATTGGCGCGGCGAGAAAACAGCCGATTGGCGTTCATGTTCAGCTCGACGCGGGCATTGGGCGCATGGGCATGTATGCGTCTCGCCAACAAAGCGATTTGGACGCCTTGCTTGCACTTCCGGGAATCAAGATCAAGGGCGTAATGACTCACTTTCCTTGTGCGGACGAAGAGGACCGGTCGATTACGAAATTGCAACTTCAAGGGTTTCTTAACGACGTCGAGGCATTCAAACGCCAACTGCCCGGCGACATCATTCTACACGCTTCCAATAGCGCGGCGTTGCTGCGTTTTCCTGACGCGCATTTGCAGATGGCGCGCGCAGGGATTGTCAGTTACGGCCTGAAGCCTGACCTGAGTATGGAGGTTCCCCATGAGCTCCAGCCTGTCATGCAGTGGGAAACGAAAGTTGTTCTGGTGCGGGAAGTCCCGAAAGGCGCGAGTATCGGCTATGGCATGACCTATAAAATGCCGGGGGATGGACGCATTGCGCTGCTGCCGACCGGGTATGCGGACGGGTATTTGCGCGACTTTTCTAATCGCACTCATGTTTTAATTCGGGGGAAACGGTTTCCCGTGGTGGGGCGCATTTCGATGAATTTGATTACGGTTGACGTCAGCGATGCTCCTGAAATTCAAGAAGGAGAGGAAGTGGTTTTGATGGGAAGGCAAGGAAATGAAACGATTTCCGCTTCAGAATTGGGCAAACATGCAAGCACAATTGATTACGAAATTGTCTGCTTAATCGGTCGTTGTAATGGAAAATGGCGCCACTATGTTTCAGGATGA
- a CDS encoding Wzz/FepE/Etk N-terminal domain-containing protein — protein sequence MAETLTYDLISILRVLYRKRRMIVLGTIAAAVIAAIAALLWPQTWRAETIAIVSPPKYKETLSLVSNPFDVLTYQSIMLSDGQLDEVQRTLRWGSEAVRTLITPPELDRLKANPNIQDKALRLTPYQLIQNTNTTLLTELLIPEDDSDNPEYDIYIYSLSQLGADDLEALGGLDADELQDLTIFDLRKMLFASVSIVKETNLETIYSPVIRVSAEYDTGERARMLTNLWMLLFQYRSERTVRSIVMRQIDMFRERAVSKEKDLGTIETDWKNAQQEADLETLYADAASKWILLKGVAPVYKRVKQSKEEFDLEESDRPFMTEESQEWDSIQFNITAEYEKALLPQSQELKAEISFLKKQIERGASDELSMQLATAQDRLAALQSEIKSTSSALDKTLSQIRTYETKLRLQHIQLERARTAIEVLEPYLGEANLLEQNKDGRYSDISYNPAIKPDKRVFPKRTMMTACGLLVGLLLSCGWAFLQDIWAEVVRPESETQA from the coding sequence ATGGCCGAGACCCTGACATACGACCTGATATCTATCCTGCGCGTTCTCTATCGGAAGCGCAGGATGATTGTGTTGGGAACCATCGCCGCAGCCGTCATTGCAGCCATCGCGGCTTTGCTTTGGCCTCAAACATGGCGCGCGGAAACCATTGCGATTGTTTCTCCACCGAAATACAAAGAGACGCTCAGTCTGGTTTCTAATCCATTCGACGTTTTGACGTACCAATCCATTATGCTGTCGGACGGGCAACTCGATGAAGTCCAGCGCACCTTGCGTTGGGGCAGTGAAGCGGTGCGTACGTTAATTACCCCGCCTGAACTCGACCGCTTGAAGGCCAATCCAAACATTCAAGACAAAGCCTTGCGCTTGACCCCCTATCAGCTGATTCAAAATACCAACACGACATTACTGACGGAATTGCTGATTCCAGAAGATGACAGCGATAACCCCGAATACGACATCTATATCTATTCATTGAGCCAACTCGGCGCGGACGATCTCGAAGCGCTGGGCGGACTGGATGCGGACGAACTCCAAGACCTCACCATTTTTGATCTGCGCAAGATGTTGTTCGCAAGCGTGTCGATCGTCAAAGAGACCAATCTCGAAACGATTTACTCGCCGGTGATTCGCGTGTCGGCTGAGTATGACACTGGCGAGCGCGCCCGTATGTTGACGAACCTTTGGATGTTGCTGTTCCAATACCGCTCTGAGCGCACGGTGCGCAGCATTGTCATGCGGCAGATTGATATGTTTCGCGAACGCGCCGTCTCCAAAGAAAAAGACTTAGGGACGATTGAAACCGATTGGAAAAACGCCCAGCAGGAAGCCGACCTGGAAACGCTTTATGCAGACGCCGCTTCAAAATGGATTTTGCTAAAAGGCGTGGCGCCGGTGTATAAACGCGTGAAACAAAGCAAAGAAGAATTTGATCTGGAAGAATCGGACCGCCCGTTTATGACCGAAGAGAGCCAGGAATGGGACTCGATTCAATTCAACATTACCGCTGAATATGAAAAGGCGCTTTTGCCTCAGTCACAGGAACTCAAGGCGGAAATTTCATTTCTCAAAAAACAAATAGAGCGCGGCGCCAGCGACGAACTCTCTATGCAACTCGCGACTGCGCAAGACCGGTTGGCGGCGTTGCAGTCTGAAATCAAATCGACATCGTCTGCGCTCGATAAAACGCTGAGCCAGATTCGGACGTACGAGACAAAATTGCGTTTGCAGCATATTCAATTGGAACGCGCCCGCACGGCAATCGAAGTGTTGGAGCCGTACCTGGGCGAAGCCAACCTGCTTGAGCAGAATAAAGACGGACGCTATTCCGATATCAGTTATAACCCTGCCATCAAACCCGACAAGCGGGTGTTCCCCAAACGCACCATGATGACGGCTTGCGGCCTGTTAGTCGGGCTGTTGCTTTCATGCGGCTGGGCGTTTCTGCAAGACATCTGGGCTGAAGTGGTCCGGCCCGAATCTGAAACACAGGCGTAA
- the rpmB gene encoding 50S ribosomal protein L28, producing MSRECHFCGKSTASGNNVSHANNKTKRRFNPNLQRVTLRSANGTKRVLSCTRCIRSGKTIAA from the coding sequence ATGTCCCGCGAATGTCATTTTTGCGGCAAGAGCACTGCCTCCGGCAACAATGTAAGTCACGCAAACAATAAAACCAAACGCCGTTTTAATCCCAATTTGCAGCGAGTGACGCTTCGCTCGGCAAATGGAACCAAGCGGGTTTTATCATGCACCCGTTGCATCCGCTCCGGCAAGACAATTGCTGCCTAA